Proteins from a single region of Atribacterota bacterium:
- a CDS encoding carbon-nitrogen hydrolase family protein, whose protein sequence is MKKNNIRIACLQIEAKSYARHSENREKIFQLIEKAAKSKPDLIVLPECTYPCYFLSPQIIDNYKTLSDITVQFLSEIKNYARKYQIFITVGLPEYVKEKNILYNSAFLIDDKGEEVGRTRKAFLWHFDNIWFQSGNQYPVFNTKIGKIGIFICADGRLPEIARCLALQGAELLLDLTNLVTNGLEKKLWSNPQVDYMLPTRAMENKVWIVAANKVGIEEKSIQYCGKSSFFSPEGKTVAMASSNLEEILIKDIDLSKSHDKKLANTIDVFEHRRPKNYKILTLPSSNLTFQKDETKKAEKIVKYPFATVIQTEDTMNSYDYLKKIEYFFQTLETQEVNLFSFSQNNYISEQKSHSIINLLKKLTKDKTAICSIVLSEQEDSKRYKTIFLIESGEIIGKYRKTHLEFDEISKINTGEDDFQVHNTKLGRIGLMLDYEGYLPEIARILTLKGAQIIIWPCQFSIDEHLKICRARSAENKIFILCPNSIGKNYNGHSIITDPSGQIIAGCLENSEMASMSKLSINLANDKIIVPYTDAILGRQPESYHLLASDKNI, encoded by the coding sequence ATGAAAAAAAATAATATCCGTATTGCCTGCCTTCAAATAGAAGCTAAGTCTTATGCAAGGCATTCCGAAAATAGGGAAAAAATATTCCAATTAATAGAAAAGGCGGCAAAATCAAAACCAGATTTGATAGTTCTTCCGGAATGTACATATCCCTGTTATTTTTTATCTCCACAGATAATTGATAATTACAAAACTCTTTCTGATATAACCGTACAATTTTTGTCAGAAATCAAAAATTATGCCCGGAAATACCAGATTTTTATTACGGTTGGACTTCCGGAATATGTAAAAGAAAAAAATATACTGTATAATTCAGCTTTTCTGATTGATGATAAGGGAGAAGAAGTAGGTCGTACTAGAAAAGCTTTCCTGTGGCATTTTGATAATATTTGGTTCCAGAGTGGTAATCAATATCCTGTTTTTAATACTAAAATTGGTAAAATTGGTATATTTATTTGCGCAGATGGACGTCTCCCGGAGATAGCACGCTGTCTGGCACTGCAGGGAGCAGAACTATTGCTGGATCTCACTAATTTAGTTACCAATGGTCTGGAAAAAAAATTATGGTCTAACCCTCAAGTTGATTATATGCTGCCAACCCGGGCTATGGAAAACAAGGTCTGGATTGTTGCAGCCAACAAGGTCGGAATCGAAGAAAAATCAATTCAATATTGCGGAAAAAGTTCCTTCTTCTCACCCGAAGGAAAGACTGTAGCAATGGCTTCATCTAACCTGGAAGAAATTTTAATAAAGGATATAGATCTCAGCAAATCTCATGATAAAAAATTAGCAAATACAATAGATGTTTTTGAGCATAGGAGGCCGAAAAATTATAAAATACTTACTTTGCCATCCTCTAACTTGACTTTTCAAAAAGATGAAACTAAAAAGGCTGAGAAAATAGTAAAATACCCCTTTGCTACAGTCATTCAAACAGAAGATACAATGAATTCATATGATTACCTGAAAAAAATAGAGTATTTCTTTCAAACCCTCGAAACACAGGAAGTAAATTTATTTTCATTTTCCCAGAATAATTATATTTCTGAACAAAAAAGTCATTCTATTATAAATTTATTAAAAAAGCTGACAAAAGACAAAACAGCTATTTGTTCTATTGTCTTGAGTGAACAGGAAGACAGCAAAAGATATAAAACAATTTTTCTTATCGAATCAGGAGAAATTATTGGAAAATACAGGAAAACACATCTTGAATTCGATGAGATAAGTAAAATTAATACAGGTGAAGATGACTTTCAAGTCCATAATACAAAGCTTGGTAGAATTGGCTTGATGTTGGATTATGAGGGTTATTTACCCGAAATTGCCAGGATACTAACCTTAAAAGGTGCACAAATTATTATCTGGCCGTGTCAATTCTCTATCGATGAGCATTTAAAAATTTGCAGGGCAAGAAGTGCAGAAAATAAGATTTTTATTTTATGCCCAAACAGTATTGGGAAGAATTATAATGGACACAGCATTATCACCGACCCATCGGGACAAATCATTGCAGGGTGTCTTGAAAATTCGGAAATGGCAAGCATGTCCAAACTTTCTATTAATCTGGCTAATGACAAAATAATTGTGCCTTATACTGATGCTATTCTTGGTCGACAGCCTGAATCTTACCATCTACTTGCTTCTGATAAAAATATTTGA